A genomic window from Alkalihalobacillus sp. AL-G includes:
- a CDS encoding PadR family transcriptional regulator, whose amino-acid sequence MEHITEMLKGVLEGCVLEIISRGETYGYEITQQLRELGFTDVVEGTVYTITMRLEKHNLVDIKKKPSTKGPPRKFYTLNAAGQEHLKVFWEKWEFVSSKINELKTKSKGEVI is encoded by the coding sequence TTGGAACATATCACAGAAATGCTGAAAGGGGTGCTTGAGGGTTGTGTCCTTGAAATCATCAGCCGTGGCGAAACTTACGGCTATGAAATCACGCAACAGCTGCGAGAGCTTGGCTTCACTGATGTGGTTGAAGGCACAGTTTATACGATTACCATGCGGCTTGAGAAACACAATCTGGTGGACATCAAGAAAAAGCCATCCACTAAGGGACCGCCGAGAAAATTTTACACACTCAACGCAGCAGGTCAAGAGCATCTTAAAGTTTTTTGGGAAAAATGGGAATTTGTCTCAAGTAAAATTAACGAACTCAAAACTAAATCAAAAGGAGAAGTTATATGA
- a CDS encoding CBO0543 family protein: MHVAITVLTIMASFKWGNWRNWREYHASMFFIATGGLLYEFIVKDNTLWKFHADFLYGHDMTIIVYALITMPVSIFLFLSHFPEKWFHRMLYILLWSVIYITIEWFLHMFGRISYQNGWEFWCSFLFDIVMFSVIALHQYKPFTAYILSIFIIIFLILNFDIPFKFAN; this comes from the coding sequence ATGCACGTTGCTATTACAGTTTTAACGATTATGGCTTCTTTTAAGTGGGGGAATTGGAGAAATTGGCGGGAATACCATGCTAGTATGTTTTTTATTGCTACAGGTGGTTTGCTTTATGAATTTATAGTAAAAGACAATACTTTATGGAAGTTCCATGCTGATTTTTTATACGGACATGATATGACAATTATTGTATATGCTCTTATTACGATGCCTGTTAGTATTTTTCTTTTTCTCTCCCATTTTCCAGAAAAATGGTTTCATCGAATGCTTTACATATTGCTTTGGTCTGTTATTTACATCACCATTGAGTGGTTTTTGCATATGTTTGGGAGAATTTCATATCAGAATGGCTGGGAATTTTGGTGTTCATTTCTATTTGACATCGTTATGTTTTCAGTTATTGCATTGCATCAGTATAAGCCTTTCACAGCCTATATCTTATCCATTTTTATAATAATTTTCTTGATATTAAACTTCGATATTCCTTTTAAGTTTGCTAATTAA
- a CDS encoding ABC transporter permease: protein MKRKTGVLLGRLMRNIMRSPDTIITVAITPIMMMLLFVYVFGGAIETGTDNYVNYLLPGILLITIASGVAYTSLRLFTDIKSGLMARFITMPIKRSSVLWAHVLTSLVSNGLTVVVVILVALLMGFRSDADILDWLSVVGILGLFTLALTWLAVIPGLTAGSMEGATAYSYPLIFLPFISSAFVPTETMPKIVRAFAENQPVTSIVNSIRALLYEGSVGNGIWTALAWCVGIMVIAYFVASKVFKRQLG from the coding sequence ATGAAAAGAAAAACAGGGGTATTACTAGGGCGTTTAATGCGCAATATCATGCGCAGCCCGGATACGATTATCACGGTGGCGATTACGCCGATTATGATGATGCTGCTGTTTGTCTACGTATTTGGCGGCGCCATAGAGACAGGCACGGACAACTACGTCAATTATTTATTGCCGGGAATCTTGTTGATCACTATCGCATCCGGCGTAGCTTACACTTCATTGCGGCTATTTACGGATATAAAGAGCGGGCTGATGGCGCGTTTCATTACCATGCCCATCAAGCGCTCGTCGGTATTATGGGCTCACGTGTTGACCTCGCTTGTTTCCAATGGGCTTACTGTGGTGGTGGTTATCCTCGTTGCGCTCTTGATGGGCTTCCGTTCCGACGCTGATATCCTGGATTGGCTCTCGGTAGTTGGGATACTCGGGCTGTTTACGCTGGCGCTGACATGGCTGGCGGTCATTCCCGGATTGACAGCAGGGTCTATGGAAGGGGCGACAGCATACTCGTATCCACTGATTTTCCTGCCGTTTATCAGTTCTGCTTTTGTCCCCACAGAAACCATGCCTAAAATTGTTCGTGCGTTCGCTGAGAACCAGCCCGTGACTTCAATCGTGAATTCGATTCGTGCCCTCTTGTATGAAGGATCTGTTGGCAACGGTATCTGGACCGCGCTTGCCTGGTGTGTCGGCATCATGGTCATTGCTTACTTCGTTGCCAGTAAGGTATTTAAACGCCAGTTAGGGTAA
- a CDS encoding VOC family protein, which produces MKVKRIVANIETQDISKAKHFYEEILGLDQLMDLGFIATYVSHENMATQISFLSEGGSGTPVPDLSIEVDDLDAALTRIKEAGVPIEYGPTKEPWEVRRFYVRDPFGKLINILTHL; this is translated from the coding sequence ATGAAGGTCAAGCGAATTGTTGCCAATATTGAGACGCAGGACATTTCTAAAGCAAAGCACTTCTACGAGGAAATACTAGGACTTGATCAATTAATGGATCTTGGATTTATTGCAACCTACGTTTCACATGAGAATATGGCCACTCAAATCAGTTTCCTTTCAGAGGGAGGATCCGGAACACCAGTACCTGATTTGTCAATTGAAGTTGATGATCTCGACGCTGCGCTCACTCGCATAAAAGAAGCTGGAGTTCCAATTGAGTATGGACCAACTAAGGAACCATGGGAAGTTCGGCGTTTTTACGTTAGGGATCCGTTCGGGAAACTCATCAATATTTTAACTCATCTATAA
- a CDS encoding DUF3231 family protein, whose product MDFNDCNNQNGQETPHNVRLTAPEIANIWSQYQNDTMAICVYKYMLKIVEDVSIRPILEYSLSLAENHITKLKDYFTQEGFPVPHGFTYNDVDRTAPRLFSDELCLTYTYIMCVNGLAGYAAALTTNMRRDVRDYFVQCQNETMDLFNKSLDLLLEKGIVSRPPFINPSNKFEFIEQQKFMAGILGGKRPLNCIEISNVFWDLKKIQLSKSLTMAFAQVAKSQEVKEYLWRGAEIYSKHIEVYESILSQNNLPHPKSEEAEITNSTIAPFSDRLMMYHKSLLGSTTIGMYGSAIGTAQRADLVTHFTRLMGEMAKYMEDGLNIMIEKKWAEQPPLADDREELGKKQ is encoded by the coding sequence ATGGATTTTAATGATTGCAACAATCAGAACGGTCAGGAAACACCACATAACGTAAGGCTTACAGCTCCTGAAATCGCCAACATTTGGTCCCAGTACCAGAATGATACGATGGCGATATGCGTATACAAATATATGCTTAAAATTGTTGAAGACGTGTCCATCCGTCCCATTCTGGAATATTCTTTAAGTTTGGCGGAAAACCACATTACAAAACTTAAGGATTATTTTACTCAGGAAGGGTTTCCCGTTCCCCACGGATTTACCTATAATGATGTAGATAGGACGGCCCCACGTTTGTTTTCAGACGAATTATGCTTAACATATACCTATATCATGTGTGTAAATGGTTTAGCAGGATACGCTGCTGCTTTAACTACAAATATGCGTCGGGATGTAAGGGATTACTTCGTACAATGTCAAAATGAAACAATGGATCTATTCAATAAATCATTAGATTTGCTATTGGAGAAGGGTATTGTATCCAGACCACCTTTTATCAACCCTTCAAACAAGTTTGAATTTATTGAACAGCAGAAATTCATGGCAGGTATCTTAGGAGGAAAAAGACCGTTAAATTGCATTGAAATAAGTAATGTATTCTGGGATTTAAAAAAAATCCAGTTAAGCAAGTCGTTAACAATGGCGTTCGCTCAAGTTGCAAAATCACAAGAGGTTAAAGAATATTTGTGGCGTGGTGCAGAAATATACTCAAAGCATATTGAAGTTTATGAATCGATATTGTCCCAAAATAATTTACCACATCCGAAATCAGAAGAAGCTGAAATTACGAACTCAACTATTGCACCTTTTTCTGACCGACTTATGATGTATCATAAATCACTTCTTGGCTCTACCACTATCGGTATGTATGGCTCAGCCATCGGTACCGCCCAACGGGCTGACTTAGTAACCCATTTCACAAGACTTATGGGTGAAATGGCAAAATATATGGAAGATGGGCTTAATATTATGATTGAAAAAAAATGGGCTGAACAACCCCCATTAGCTGATGACAGAGAAGAATTGGGAAAAAAACAATAA
- the ppsA gene encoding phosphoenolpyruvate synthase has translation MSSLVLGFQEMAKTQLLLVGGKGLKLGELSKIQGIQVPEGFCVTTVGYQKAIEQNKTFQALLDQLTLLKVEDRDQIGEISRKIRQIIMEIEIPSDVVKAVAHYLSKFGDKHAYAVRSSATAEDLPHASFAGQQDTYLNIIGNEAILRHISKCWASLFTDRAVIYRMQNGFDHSQVHLSVIVQRMVFPQASGVLFTADPITSNRKLLSIDASFGLGEALVSGLVSADNYKVREGRIVEKTISTKKLAIYERKEGGTETKQIDPDQQKTQTLTEQQILQLACIGRQIEAYFGCPQDIEWCLVDETFYIVQSRPITTLYPIPEANDQENHVYVSVGHQQMMTDPIKPLGLSFFLLTTPAPMRKAGGRLFVDITHNLASPVSREILLDALGHSDPLIKDALMTIIERGDFIKSLPNDKKEQSPGKSNTDMLAEIENDPTIVSDLIKRNQTSIEELKHNIQTKSGPDLFDFILEDIQHLKKILFDPQNMGVITAAMDASSWINEKMNKWLGEKNAADTLSQSVPNNITSEMGLALLDVADVIRPYPEVIDYLQNVKDDNFLDELVKFEGGNEAQAAIYEFLNKYGMRCTGEIDITKPRWNEKPTALVPMIISNIKNFEPGTSNRKFEQGRQEALKKEQELLDRLKQLPDGEQKAKKTKRMISLIRNFIGYREYPKYGMINRYFVYKQALLKEAEQLVQANVIHEKEDIYYLNFDELLEVVRTNKLEYQIISKRKEEYKLYENLTPPRVITSDGEIIVGKYKRENLPAEAIVGLPVSSGVSEGRARVILNMEDAKLEDGDILVTSFTDPSWTPLFVSIKGLVTEVGGLMTHGAVIAREYGLPAVVGVGNATKLIKDGQRIRVHGTEGYIEIL, from the coding sequence ATGAGTTCTTTGGTTCTCGGTTTTCAGGAAATGGCAAAAACACAGCTTTTGCTCGTTGGAGGAAAAGGGTTAAAATTAGGGGAATTATCAAAAATTCAAGGAATACAAGTACCAGAAGGTTTTTGTGTTACAACAGTGGGATATCAAAAAGCCATCGAACAAAACAAAACATTTCAAGCATTGTTGGATCAACTAACACTGCTAAAAGTAGAGGATCGAGATCAAATTGGTGAAATCAGCAGGAAAATTCGACAAATCATTATGGAAATAGAAATTCCTTCCGATGTTGTGAAAGCAGTTGCTCACTATCTCTCCAAGTTTGGCGATAAACATGCTTATGCAGTGCGTTCCAGTGCGACTGCAGAAGACTTACCACATGCTTCTTTTGCCGGTCAGCAAGACACCTATTTAAATATCATTGGAAACGAAGCCATTTTGCGGCACATCAGCAAATGTTGGGCTTCCCTATTTACGGATCGTGCAGTAATCTACCGTATGCAAAACGGATTTGACCACAGCCAAGTGCATTTATCCGTTATCGTTCAAAGGATGGTTTTCCCACAGGCTTCAGGGGTTTTATTTACCGCTGATCCCATTACTTCAAACCGAAAGCTGCTATCAATCGATGCCAGTTTTGGACTTGGAGAAGCACTGGTCTCTGGCTTAGTGTCTGCGGACAATTATAAAGTGCGGGAGGGTAGGATTGTGGAGAAGACGATTTCTACCAAAAAGTTGGCTATATATGAACGAAAAGAAGGCGGAACAGAGACGAAGCAGATCGATCCTGATCAGCAAAAGACTCAAACACTTACTGAACAACAAATTTTACAACTGGCATGCATCGGAAGACAGATCGAAGCTTATTTTGGTTGCCCACAAGATATCGAATGGTGTTTGGTTGATGAGACATTTTATATTGTCCAGAGTCGGCCAATCACTACTTTATACCCCATCCCTGAAGCAAATGATCAGGAAAATCACGTTTATGTATCTGTCGGTCACCAACAAATGATGACCGACCCAATAAAACCATTGGGATTGTCTTTTTTCCTGTTAACGACTCCTGCACCCATGCGTAAAGCTGGCGGAAGGTTGTTTGTTGATATCACACATAATCTGGCCTCACCTGTTAGCAGAGAAATTTTATTAGATGCCCTGGGACATTCCGATCCTCTCATAAAAGACGCACTTATGACCATAATAGAGCGAGGAGATTTTATAAAATCGTTACCAAATGATAAAAAAGAACAGAGTCCCGGTAAAAGCAATACTGATATGCTGGCAGAAATCGAAAACGATCCGACAATCGTTTCTGATTTGATTAAGCGTAATCAAACATCGATAGAAGAGTTAAAGCATAACATCCAAACGAAATCAGGACCGGATTTATTTGATTTTATTCTAGAAGATATTCAGCATTTAAAGAAGATTTTATTTGATCCACAAAACATGGGTGTGATTACAGCTGCTATGGATGCTTCATCATGGATCAATGAAAAAATGAACAAGTGGTTGGGTGAAAAAAACGCAGCAGACACGCTATCTCAATCTGTACCAAACAATATTACTTCGGAAATGGGTTTGGCACTATTAGATGTCGCCGATGTGATTCGTCCTTATCCCGAAGTAATTGATTATTTACAAAATGTAAAAGATGACAACTTTCTAGATGAACTGGTAAAGTTCGAAGGTGGAAATGAAGCTCAAGCCGCTATCTATGAATTTCTCAACAAATATGGCATGCGGTGTACTGGTGAAATTGATATTACCAAACCTCGTTGGAATGAGAAACCAACTGCACTTGTCCCCATGATTATCAGTAACATCAAAAATTTTGAGCCTGGTACTAGTAATCGGAAATTTGAGCAAGGGCGACAGGAGGCTTTGAAAAAGGAACAAGAGTTATTAGATCGATTGAAGCAATTACCGGATGGTGAACAAAAAGCCAAAAAGACAAAACGTATGATCAGTCTAATAAGGAATTTCATCGGTTATCGTGAATATCCAAAATACGGCATGATTAATCGCTACTTTGTTTATAAACAGGCTTTACTGAAAGAAGCCGAACAACTCGTACAAGCCAACGTTATTCATGAAAAAGAAGATATATACTATCTTAATTTTGATGAACTTCTTGAAGTCGTACGCACAAATAAATTGGAATACCAGATCATCAGCAAACGGAAAGAAGAATACAAACTATATGAAAATCTAACTCCCCCACGTGTTATCACGTCTGATGGTGAAATCATTGTAGGTAAATACAAACGAGAAAATCTCCCAGCTGAAGCTATTGTAGGTCTACCGGTTTCTTCCGGAGTTAGTGAGGGCAGAGCACGTGTCATCTTAAATATGGAAGATGCAAAACTAGAAGATGGAGATATACTTGTCACCTCCTTTACTGACCCTAGCTGGACACCATTGTTTGTATCTATAAAAGGCCTGGTCACCGAAGTTGGTGGACTGATGACCCATGGAGCAGTTATCGCACGTGAATATGGCTTACCAGCAGTTGTCGGGGTGGGAAATGCTACCAAACTGATAAAAGACGGGCAACGAATTCGCGTGCATGGAACAGAAGGGTATATCGAAATATTGTAA
- a CDS encoding alpha/beta fold hydrolase, whose translation MKEFRKIVDNYTFHGYESGDGNLPSIVCLHGMTGDSKSFLGLNEYLKNNFHLIFLDLPGHGETSSLKLEEDYKFSSLVKRIYSVIQKVTNEPFYILGHSWGADLSLNFAVTYPDKIKGVILIDGGYVFPEHVVDMAEERALSDWIEYIKSSTYKSWDQVINTYQEYTTKQWDAQLNSIISSNFKKNGSNYVLSADRLSLLATIKAFYHEPCSATYNHIKCPVLLFHSTIPDIDPSRNRGIKKIKESIKNVQVIGIANTKHNIHWDNPERVASEILTWSQDEYSFN comes from the coding sequence TTGAAGGAATTCAGGAAAATAGTAGATAACTATACTTTTCATGGGTATGAAAGTGGGGATGGAAATCTTCCTTCAATTGTTTGTCTTCATGGAATGACAGGTGACTCTAAAAGCTTTCTTGGACTTAACGAATACCTAAAAAATAATTTTCATCTTATTTTTTTAGATCTTCCAGGTCATGGAGAGACAAGTTCACTGAAACTCGAAGAAGATTATAAGTTTTCTTCTCTCGTAAAACGAATTTACTCAGTTATTCAAAAGGTTACAAATGAACCTTTTTATATTTTAGGACATTCCTGGGGAGCAGACCTTTCTTTAAACTTCGCGGTTACCTATCCAGATAAAATAAAAGGTGTGATTTTAATAGACGGAGGTTATGTATTTCCTGAACATGTTGTTGATATGGCAGAAGAAAGAGCACTATCAGACTGGATAGAATATATTAAATCAAGCACATATAAATCATGGGATCAAGTAATTAATACATATCAGGAGTACACAACAAAACAATGGGATGCACAACTGAATTCAATTATTAGCTCTAATTTTAAGAAGAATGGTAGTAATTATGTATTAAGTGCTGATCGTTTAAGTCTATTAGCAACAATTAAAGCATTCTATCACGAACCATGCTCAGCAACTTATAATCATATTAAGTGTCCTGTATTATTATTCCATTCCACAATTCCAGATATAGATCCTTCTCGAAACAGAGGAATTAAGAAAATTAAAGAGAGTATAAAAAATGTACAGGTGATAGGTATAGCAAACACTAAACATAATATTCATTGGGATAATCCTGAAAGGGTAGCTAGTGAAATTCTAACATGGAGCCAAGATGAGTACTCATTCAATTAA
- a CDS encoding GNAT family N-acetyltransferase gives MKTDKDKFQSETERLVLRLLQSRDYEPWLEGFCNRLPSQYKYDDDKMDSTEWTQEKFNGVVERHHRLVDRDEAYVFGVFRKSDGKHVGKVEFCTIMREEFQWGLLGYTIHNQYWLRGYGKEAVKEAFNIAFENLHFHRIEAHINVDNRPSIKLAESVGMEFECIRKGFIFEFGEWTDNLVYYKNAK, from the coding sequence TTGAAAACGGACAAAGACAAATTCCAATCAGAAACAGAACGGTTGGTTTTAAGACTGTTACAGAGCCGGGATTATGAACCGTGGCTAGAAGGATTTTGCAACAGACTTCCTTCACAGTACAAATACGACGATGACAAAATGGATTCGACTGAATGGACGCAAGAGAAGTTCAATGGTGTGGTCGAGAGACATCATAGATTAGTCGATCGAGATGAGGCATATGTTTTTGGTGTTTTTCGAAAATCGGATGGAAAACACGTTGGTAAGGTTGAGTTTTGCACGATTATGAGAGAAGAGTTCCAGTGGGGTCTCTTAGGATATACAATTCATAATCAATACTGGCTAAGAGGTTACGGAAAAGAGGCTGTAAAAGAGGCGTTCAATATTGCCTTTGAAAATCTCCACTTCCATCGTATTGAAGCCCATATCAATGTTGATAACAGGCCCTCCATTAAATTAGCGGAGAGTGTGGGAATGGAGTTTGAATGCATCAGAAAAGGATTCATATTTGAATTTGGAGAGTGGACGGATAACCTGGTGTATTATAAAAACGCAAAATAG
- the abc-f gene encoding ribosomal protection-like ABC-F family protein encodes MTLVLQGKGLQKSFGERKILSEVSFDIRKGEKIGLVGWNGAGKSTFVKILMNMIESDKGSVTMWPSYLKIGYLPQSTDNTLSIESELIDNGKELMEKSRQLGFPKNRLDKDDLQHLSGGEKLKLSLAKIWENSPEFLILDEPTNHLDMQGVNWLIEEVRNYSGAAIIISHDRYFLDETVSKIFELEAGKLMLYEGDYSSYSNEKQRRYEQDKRDYEKQQRKVEMIERQISTLKDWSAKAHRQAGKGGSNAENRQLGLREFERAKAKKKDNQIKSKLKRLNLELSKHKVTKPNEEKSVSFHFNSAHKRGKRILEAKGIKKQFGDHVLFDKSHFYVKHGDRIGFLGSNGAGKTTFIKILLEQETLTKGSLWISESTKVAYLSQDVDDLPIGKTPLEYLDLNNRQQETKARTLFSNMAIQQKVLEKPISQLSLGERTRIKLIHMILMEYDLLILDEPTNHLDLPSREELERTLSTYTGTLLIVSHDRYLIEKLCTKLLVIENGKINQVEMGVKEYEERKKNKYTRKEQDVREELALIETKITELLGKISYMSAGTEEYDRIDKELVKCMDIKRKLNNLL; translated from the coding sequence AGATTGGTCTCGTCGGTTGGAATGGTGCTGGGAAATCCACATTTGTAAAGATTCTTATGAATATGATTGAGTCTGACAAAGGTTCTGTCACAATGTGGCCATCTTATTTGAAAATTGGTTATTTACCTCAATCAACTGATAACACACTATCGATTGAATCTGAATTGATCGATAACGGTAAGGAATTAATGGAAAAAAGCAGGCAGCTTGGTTTTCCGAAAAATCGATTGGACAAAGATGACTTGCAACATTTAAGCGGTGGAGAAAAGCTTAAATTGTCTTTAGCAAAGATTTGGGAAAATTCCCCAGAGTTTTTGATCTTAGATGAACCAACAAACCATTTGGATATGCAAGGGGTTAACTGGTTGATTGAAGAAGTAAGAAATTATTCAGGTGCCGCCATCATTATTTCACATGATCGATATTTTTTAGACGAAACAGTGTCAAAAATATTTGAACTTGAAGCAGGAAAATTAATGTTATATGAAGGGGATTATTCGTCCTATAGTAACGAAAAACAGAGAAGATATGAGCAAGATAAGCGGGATTATGAAAAACAACAACGTAAAGTAGAGATGATTGAAAGGCAAATCAGTACCTTAAAAGACTGGTCAGCTAAGGCGCATCGTCAAGCAGGAAAAGGGGGATCAAATGCTGAAAATCGTCAGTTGGGATTGCGGGAATTCGAACGAGCGAAGGCAAAGAAAAAAGATAATCAGATAAAATCAAAACTGAAACGCTTAAATCTAGAGTTATCAAAGCATAAAGTGACAAAGCCAAATGAAGAGAAATCTGTTTCTTTTCACTTTAATTCAGCTCATAAACGAGGTAAGAGGATTCTCGAAGCAAAAGGAATTAAAAAACAATTTGGTGATCACGTACTGTTTGATAAAAGCCACTTTTATGTAAAGCATGGTGATAGGATTGGATTTCTTGGATCAAATGGAGCCGGGAAAACAACGTTTATCAAAATCCTGCTGGAGCAAGAAACCCTGACGAAAGGTTCGCTTTGGATAAGTGAATCTACAAAAGTAGCCTACCTATCGCAGGATGTAGATGACCTCCCAATCGGAAAAACACCATTAGAATACCTTGACCTTAATAATCGACAACAGGAAACGAAAGCCAGAACTCTTTTTTCAAATATGGCTATTCAGCAAAAAGTTCTTGAAAAACCGATTTCTCAATTGAGTCTTGGCGAACGAACACGAATTAAACTTATTCATATGATTCTGATGGAATATGACCTTTTAATTTTAGATGAACCAACGAATCATTTAGATTTGCCAAGCAGGGAAGAGCTAGAAAGAACTTTAAGTACTTATACGGGTACACTTTTGATCGTATCACATGACAGGTACTTGATTGAAAAACTGTGTACGAAATTATTAGTAATTGAAAATGGTAAAATTAATCAAGTTGAAATGGGAGTTAAAGAGTATGAGGAACGCAAAAAGAACAAGTATACACGAAAAGAACAAGATGTAAGAGAAGAATTAGCACTCATTGAAACTAAAATCACAGAACTTCTAGGAAAAATCAGTTACATGTCTGCAGGTACTGAAGAATATGACAGAATTGACAAAGAACTAGTGAAATGTATGGATATAAAGAGAAAATTGAACAATCTATTATGA
- a CDS encoding ABC transporter ATP-binding protein produces the protein MSNTAISVKRLKKSFKDKEVLKGVDFEVQRGEIFALLGSNGAGKTTTVNILSTLMKPDSGEVGICGFDVQRQPDHVRQSISLTGQFAALDGMQTGWENLMMIAKLRGVSNPAQVADNLLTRFSLIDAANRRADKYSGGMKRRLDIAMSLIGTPAVIFLDEPTTGLDPEARIEVWDTIKELAGGGKTILLTTQYLEEAEQLADRIAILHGGNIITTGTLTELKEMFPPAKVEYIEKQPTLEEIFLAIIGKKEEM, from the coding sequence ATGAGCAATACAGCGATCTCTGTTAAAAGGTTAAAAAAATCCTTTAAAGACAAGGAAGTATTAAAGGGGGTGGATTTTGAGGTACAGCGTGGCGAAATTTTCGCACTGCTGGGCTCAAATGGAGCGGGCAAGACGACGACAGTCAACATCCTCTCGACGCTGATGAAGCCAGATAGTGGGGAAGTAGGTATTTGCGGCTTTGACGTTCAGCGTCAACCGGATCATGTTCGCCAGAGCATCAGCCTGACAGGACAGTTCGCAGCTTTAGACGGCATGCAAACCGGGTGGGAAAATCTGATGATGATCGCCAAATTGCGGGGAGTTTCCAATCCCGCTCAAGTCGCCGACAATCTGCTTACAAGATTCAGCCTGATCGATGCGGCAAACCGCCGGGCTGACAAGTATTCCGGCGGGATGAAGCGCCGGCTTGACATCGCCATGAGCCTGATCGGGACGCCAGCAGTCATTTTTCTCGACGAACCGACCACAGGGCTTGACCCTGAAGCACGGATTGAAGTCTGGGATACCATCAAGGAACTTGCAGGTGGTGGCAAGACCATCTTGCTGACGACCCAGTACCTGGAGGAAGCCGAACAACTGGCAGACCGTATCGCCATCCTGCATGGCGGAAACATCATTACGACCGGTACCCTTACCGAACTAAAGGAGATGTTCCCACCAGCGAAAGTGGAATACATCGAGAAGCAGCCGACATTGGAGGAAATTTTCCTCGCGATAATCGGCAAAAAGGAGGAGATGTAA
- a CDS encoding helix-turn-helix transcriptional regulator, giving the protein MPVENRLKEVRRNHKVTQLKMAEDLQITRQTIIAIENNKYNPSLELALKISAYFKMSVEALFTLKGEKGNE; this is encoded by the coding sequence ATGCCAGTTGAAAACCGATTAAAAGAAGTAAGAAGGAATCATAAAGTTACCCAGTTGAAAATGGCAGAAGATTTACAGATAACACGTCAAACAATTATTGCAATTGAGAACAATAAATATAATCCCAGTTTAGAGTTGGCGTTAAAAATAAGTGCCTATTTCAAGATGTCAGTTGAGGCACTGTTTACATTAAAGGGGGAAAAGGGCAATGAATAA
- a CDS encoding DUF4083 domain-containing protein → MNAGVNVGDIIFQLFALGVPIFFIVILFLFWRSSKKKKEQLNRIEEKLDSLQKGN, encoded by the coding sequence ATGAATGCAGGAGTAAATGTCGGGGATATTATTTTTCAATTATTTGCTTTAGGAGTTCCAATATTTTTTATAGTAATCCTATTTTTATTTTGGCGCTCATCAAAAAAGAAAAAAGAACAATTAAATCGTATTGAAGAAAAGTTAGACTCGTTACAAAAAGGGAATTAA
- a CDS encoding DUF1048 domain-containing protein: protein MNIIEKIIGNLDDKREWKAMEARAKALPSEYRNAYYAIQKYMWTSGGLTDWKDTSRIFGGILDLFEEGAAEGKKVTDLTGEDVAAFCDELVKDAKTWMDKYRAKLNDTIGRG, encoded by the coding sequence ATGAATATTATTGAAAAAATCATCGGAAATCTGGATGACAAGCGGGAATGGAAGGCAATGGAGGCGCGAGCGAAGGCACTTCCAAGTGAGTACCGCAACGCTTACTACGCTATCCAAAAATATATGTGGACCTCTGGTGGTCTAACCGACTGGAAGGACACCAGCCGTATCTTTGGCGGCATTCTCGACCTCTTCGAGGAAGGTGCAGCGGAAGGCAAGAAAGTCACTGATCTCACGGGTGAGGACGTGGCCGCTTTCTGCGACGAACTAGTGAAGGACGCGAAAACTTGGATGGATAAGTATCGCGCGAAGTTGAACGATACGATTGGTCGTGGCTAA